Below is a window of Bombus pascuorum chromosome 16, iyBomPasc1.1, whole genome shotgun sequence DNA.
ATAAGtgcaataaaatgaaaataaatataaacataaaataacctacgaaaatagtacttcctaaataaaaatttacttttaatattactttattgaaTTAATGATTTAAGCATACAACTACAGATATGGTCTTTCTGTTTCTACTTTTCTCAATCTCCGACGCCAGTTTTTGGGATACCATCTATGTTTTGTAGTATATGTCAATTTAGAAAGTTCTTCAACAACaatctcttctttcttatgCTTAAAAACTTcagcaatttctttttcaccaATGCATAAAACagaatttgttgaaatttgtttttcttctgGTAATGGTAATGAACATTCATAAGGGAATTCTCGTTCTGGATGCCAACAGATAATCATATCTTTATTCATTGGTATAGCTATTTCTGAAGGTAATTTAACAGAACTTAGATATCGCTTGGCAGATACATTTAGTACACGCAAAGTACTTAATACAGCATTCATCTATttaaagagagagaaagagaaatggGGTAATtagttaatatatttttatactaattatttataaataaaaatacatgtaaAGTTAATAACACATCTAAggttatattttgtagaataacctacaaataatacataaattctgtaagtaagaaatatttgtatatcttaCTTTAAAGCGTAAATTATTGCAGAAGTGGTAAATAAATGGTATACTCAAAATAAAACGCGTATTtacagtatataaatatttacaatatttatattataattgaagtaacatatatttaagaaatgaGATATACAACTTGTAAATGAACAGTAGTGCCACTACACATATTGAATCCCTCGACAAAGAATAACTTCCTACATACACCAccttttgcattaaaattaaaagcatAATCATAATTACGCATTTAAATTACTAATCATACTGATTTTTTGTAATGtctgataataataacattcctataatttacaatattatatccTTATGttctaaaatttttcaaaataaaagataatttaatcaattatgtattctaaaatataatctattacACATTCTAATACTATTTTACATTAATGAcggtatattaaaaatattaaatacaacaacgacatagaataaaatatttctattactaattaaatagcataaatatatatagtattaagataaattaaaattttgttgtacAATATCTTTTAGTATAATAGTAAATCGttagtatatatagtaaattattaaaatctactaaaatatttatacatacgttatacacatattttaAAGACTaagtaacgaaagaaaaaaatattgatcataaaaaaaggaagtgTTCATTTTCTACTGCtttctattattttgttaCTACTTGGCTGTTAATGTGGTAACCGCATTTAATTTAAATGCAAACAAATCTTGTAGTGCTacgagaatgaaatatttaaatgaaacttttaagagattataaaaaattgagatGTATATTCATATCATTAAATGAACATAtgaaaagagataaaaaagacaatttttgtaaaaagtagTTTAATAAGTAGTTTTTAAAgtagttaaaaaattcataacaAGGTGCAATAAATTGAGCCTGATCATGACGTCTACATTAAGTATTCTTGATCCAAATGATAATTTGAtgaaaaagtttcaaagaaCACTACATGTGCATTTATTGCATGTTGATAATAAACTTTCAGAAGAAATACTCGATCTTGTAAGTAACTgactatacaaaatataataaataataaatattttatatactttatgCTATTATCTTTaacaatgattttattataacatttcaaaatatattttacaattttaatacaaggatataaaatatattttgaaatgttacattctataatattttgttataacatAACAACATAaggttaattataaatatttttaggaaGCCTCAATAAAACAtgcagaaaaagaaatagaatcaGAAGCTATACAACTTTATCAAAAGCAAGAAGAAGTTCAACATCagcatataatattaaaacaatatatagaGGCACTATCAAAAGTTACa
It encodes the following:
- the LOC132915095 gene encoding large ribosomal subunit protein mL42; the protein is MNAVLSTLRVLNVSAKRYLSSVKLPSEIAIPMNKDMIICWHPEREFPYECSLPLPEEKQISTNSVLCIGEKEIAEVFKHKKEEIVVEELSKLTYTTKHRWYPKNWRRRLRKVETERPYL